A DNA window from Jaculus jaculus isolate mJacJac1 chromosome 1, mJacJac1.mat.Y.cur, whole genome shotgun sequence contains the following coding sequences:
- the LOC101599545 gene encoding RNA-binding protein 7, with amino-acid sequence MLVYHIPSIMLEIQALTTTSPSSRYERTVDNMTPSSQIIQRSFSSPENYQRQAVMNSVLRPMSYVGKFGSPHVDQSGFSPSTQSHNHTLNQSSSSHWRQDTPSSLRKPRQNSHPYLADRHHSREQRYTDHGSDYHFRGGRDDFFYEDRNHDGWSHDYDNRWDSSRDGKWRSSRH; translated from the coding sequence ATGTTGGTTTATCATATCCCCAGCATCATGTTGGAAATTCAAGCCCTTACCACCACATCTCCTAGCAGCAGATATGAAAGGACTGTGGATAATATGACTCCATCATCACAGATAATTCAGAGGTCATTCTCTTCTCCGGAAAATTATCAGAGACAGGCAGTGATGAACAGTGTTTTGAGACCGATGTCATATGTTGGGAAATTTGGCTCTCCACATGTGGATCAGTCAGGATTTTCACCATCAACTCAGTCACATAATCATACTTTGAACCAGTCTTCAAGCTCCCATTGGCGCCAGGATACACCGTCATCACTGCGTAAACCCAGACAGAATTCTCACCCCTACCTAGCAGATAGACACCATAGCCGTGAGCAGCGTTACACTGATCATGGGTCTGACTATCATttcaggggaggcagagatgattTCTTCTATGAAGACAGAAATCATGACGGCTGGAGCCATGACTATGATAACAGATGGGACAGTAGCAGAGATGGAAAATGGCGCTCATCTCGACACTAA